In the Flavobacterium sp. J372 genome, one interval contains:
- a CDS encoding outer membrane beta-barrel protein, which translates to MKKIILSAAAIVAIAFSAKAQETETPAFGFSAGNIIVEGNLSWNSTKEEEPGVETKENFFSFNPKAGYFITDKFAVGVELGIGSNKEEVTPDGAPTSEEKTNFFGAGVFGRYYFLELGQRFKTYAEVGVGFGGGKTEVDGTEISKNNGVNAGLDLGINYFITPSFAINFGLADVISYNSFTLEDPATGDETKTNTFEGNINVFNNFFSTATFGLTYKF; encoded by the coding sequence ATGAAAAAAATCATTTTATCAGCTGCTGCTATTGTAGCAATTGCGTTTTCAGCTAAAGCTCAGGAAACTGAAACTCCTGCATTTGGTTTTAGCGCAGGTAACATTATCGTTGAAGGCAATCTAAGCTGGAATTCTACAAAAGAAGAAGAGCCTGGAGTTGAAACTAAAGAAAACTTTTTCAGCTTTAACCCAAAAGCAGGTTATTTTATCACAGATAAATTTGCAGTAGGTGTTGAGCTTGGAATTGGTTCAAACAAAGAAGAGGTTACACCGGATGGAGCTCCAACTTCTGAGGAAAAAACTAACTTTTTTGGTGCAGGTGTATTCGGACGTTACTATTTCCTTGAGCTAGGGCAAAGGTTTAAGACTTATGCTGAAGTTGGTGTTGGTTTCGGTGGTGGTAAAACTGAAGTTGACGGTACTGAAATATCTAAAAACAATGGGGTTAATGCAGGCCTTGATCTTGGTATCAACTACTTCATTACTCCAAGCTTTGCAATCAATTTCGGACTTGCTGACGTAATTTCGTACAATTCATTTACACTTGAAGATCCTGCAACAGGAGATGAAACTAAAACAAATACATTTGAAGGTAACATCAATGTGTTTAATAACTTCTTCTCAACTGCTACGTTTGGTTTGACATACAAGTTCTAA
- a CDS encoding porin family protein, which produces MKRLLLTAAVILGCCTLSNAQAYGIKAGVNFASFRGDDSKDFNVLIGWQAGGLAELKVFDHLSVQAEFLYSRQGAEIKDEKYELNYLTLPVVAKIYLTDSFNIQGGPQFGLLIDESDNVDRLESNTYDFGIVGGLEFFVADGLFIQARYNAGLSRLSDNSDLKNSVVSLGLGYIF; this is translated from the coding sequence ATGAAAAGATTACTTCTTACAGCAGCTGTAATACTGGGCTGCTGCACACTCTCAAATGCGCAGGCATATGGCATAAAAGCAGGTGTAAACTTTGCAAGTTTTCGTGGTGATGACTCAAAAGATTTTAATGTACTTATAGGCTGGCAGGCCGGCGGTCTTGCTGAGCTTAAAGTATTTGACCATCTTTCCGTACAGGCTGAATTTTTGTATAGTCGCCAAGGCGCGGAAATCAAAGATGAAAAGTATGAACTGAATTACCTGACACTGCCTGTTGTTGCAAAAATATACCTGACGGACAGCTTTAATATACAGGGCGGTCCCCAATTTGGGCTTCTGATTGATGAAAGTGATAATGTTGACAGGCTTGAAAGCAATACTTATGATTTTGGCATTGTAGGCGGGCTTGAGTTTTTTGTGGCAGACGGGCTCTTTATACAGGCAAGGTATAATGCGGGGCTAAGCAGGCTTTCTGATAATTCTGACCTTAAGAACTCTGTAGTGTCTCTTGGGTTAGGATACATTTTCTAA
- the aroQ gene encoding type II 3-dehydroquinate dehydratase codes for MKVIIINGPNLNLLGKRETHIYGNTTFEEYFTTLKAKYPHVDLSYYQSNIEGELITQLQVTGFTHDAIILNAGAYTHTSIGIADAVLAVNAPVIEVHISNTFSRETYRHKSYISPAAAGVIIGFGMQGYELALQYLTKTV; via the coding sequence ATGAAAGTCATCATCATAAACGGCCCAAACCTGAACCTGTTGGGAAAACGTGAAACACATATTTACGGGAACACAACATTTGAGGAATATTTCACTACCCTAAAAGCTAAGTATCCTCACGTTGACCTATCGTATTATCAAAGCAACATCGAGGGCGAGCTAATTACGCAGCTGCAGGTTACAGGCTTTACGCATGATGCGATTATACTTAATGCGGGAGCATACACCCATACCTCTATAGGTATTGCCGATGCTGTGCTTGCCGTAAATGCGCCGGTTATAGAGGTACATATATCCAACACATTCTCTCGCGAAACTTACAGGCATAAATCTTACATCTCCCCTGCTGCGGCCGGAGTTATAATAGGCTTTGGCATGCAGGGTTATGAACTGGCGCTTCAATATCTTACAAAAACCGTATAA
- a CDS encoding porin family protein has product MKKILTVIAIIALGTAAQAQDIKFGLKAGANFASINGADNTDNITSFHAGAALELNFVPMFSVQAEGLFNSVGAKVETGDDINLDYISVPVMAKFYILPDRLSLMAGPQFSFLINESESLIETGDANSLDIAAAGGVELRIIKGLFAQARYTIGLNDVYDGGDSKNAVFQLSLGYMFF; this is encoded by the coding sequence ATGAAAAAAATTCTTACAGTAATTGCAATTATCGCTCTTGGTACAGCTGCCCAGGCCCAAGACATTAAATTCGGACTTAAAGCCGGCGCTAACTTTGCCAGCATAAACGGGGCTGACAATACAGACAACATCACCAGTTTTCATGCAGGTGCTGCCCTTGAGCTTAACTTCGTACCTATGTTCTCTGTTCAGGCTGAAGGCCTTTTCAACTCTGTTGGAGCAAAAGTAGAAACAGGTGATGATATTAATCTTGACTATATCTCTGTACCTGTTATGGCTAAATTTTACATATTGCCGGACAGGCTTAGCCTTATGGCGGGTCCCCAATTTTCATTTCTTATAAATGAAAGCGAAAGCCTTATTGAGACCGGAGATGCTAACAGTCTTGATATAGCTGCCGCCGGAGGAGTTGAGCTTAGAATTATAAAAGGCCTTTTTGCACAGGCGCGCTATACCATAGGCCTTAATGATGTTTATGACGGCGGAGATTCTAAGAATGCTGTGTTCCAGCTTTCACTCGGCTATATGTTCTTTTAA
- a CDS encoding porin family protein, translating to MMKLFKFFTAGALMLGAVTVANAQENVSNTNDMSVRFGVKGGVNFANLNGDDFGDADSRTSFHVGVLAEFPLSEMFSLQAEVLYSGQGAARSYTVSNPLDPEFGERKDAELQLDYINVPVLAKVYLFKGFSLEAGPQFSFLVNDEYDTDPTGNNGDSPSPLRDSLNTFEFGAVGGATFQTEMGLFAYARYNQGISDIADDVKINNSVFQIGVGFKF from the coding sequence ATGATGAAACTATTTAAATTTTTTACGGCAGGTGCACTTATGTTAGGTGCTGTAACAGTAGCTAACGCACAGGAGAATGTAAGCAACACTAATGACATGTCTGTAAGATTTGGTGTTAAAGGTGGTGTAAACTTCGCAAACCTTAACGGTGATGATTTTGGTGATGCTGACTCAAGGACAAGCTTCCACGTGGGTGTATTAGCAGAGTTCCCGCTTTCTGAAATGTTCTCACTACAGGCTGAAGTATTGTATTCCGGACAGGGTGCTGCACGCAGCTACACTGTAAGTAACCCATTAGATCCTGAATTTGGTGAAAGGAAGGATGCAGAATTACAACTTGACTACATCAATGTGCCTGTGTTGGCTAAAGTATACCTTTTTAAAGGATTCAGCCTTGAAGCAGGTCCGCAATTCTCTTTCCTTGTAAATGATGAATATGACACTGACCCAACCGGAAACAACGGTGATTCTCCATCTCCATTGAGAGACAGTCTAAACACATTTGAATTTGGTGCAGTAGGTGGTGCAACTTTCCAAACTGAAATGGGACTATTTGCTTATGCAAGGTACAACCAGGGTATAAGCGATATTGCTGACGATGTGAAAATAAACAACTCAGTATTCCAGATTGGTGTTGGATTTAAATTCTAA
- a CDS encoding DUF5686 and carboxypeptidase regulatory-like domain-containing protein, with product MKSLYILLLLCCSAGFAQVTGKITSADGQPIPYASIVVSGTYNGTSSNEDGLYSLTLKEKGSHTLIFQSLGFKTREVKISIDKFPYTLNVTLQDEEFTLSEVTVSNTDNPANAVIRQAIKHRKENSAKTAKFEADFYSRGIFRVKDAPRKILGQDLGDFNGALDSTGTGVLYLSETVSRVKYQKPGKIKETIVASKVAGDDNGFSFNNAAAAEFDFYENYIPFEINVISPIADNAFNYYRYTLESTFYDQEKHLINKIKVTPRQPADPVTTGYIYIVEDTWEIYAVDLSITGKQVKMDILDTLNVQQAYGYNSREKIWTKNTQSLDFKAGIFGIKFSGRFSYVYSNFVFEPAFDKKTFDNEVLTVVEDANKKENNFWDAIRPIPLTDEESEDYTKKDSIKELRSSKVYLDSIDRVNNKFRWLNPVTGYTYNNSYENWSLYYSGIIRRLGFNTVQAYHLAPAFYFTKRDPEKRTYTTIGTDLNYGFAEQRFRATGTISRKFSNFTQRTLTLSGGSSIEQYNPERPINRIVNSISTLFFRENYMKLYNKEFIRLDYSEEVVNGIYAFAGAEYTRRHHLRNNTNFSTLKDAGKPYTSNNPMLPFDYETPTFETHNMVRAYLSTRITFGQKYWTRPDGKLNLPNEKYPRLYLRYDKGFASSISDYNYDHLSTRLTYDVTLGNKGELGTNFRAGKFFGSDNIAFTDYRHFNGNQTHIGKSERYLNVFNFLPYYTHSTNDQYFEGHLEHNFKGYLTNGIPLFNKLNYHLVVGAHMLTVPERKPYMEFTAGLDNLGWGKFRFLRVDYIRSYESGFISDGVIFGLTFLDILE from the coding sequence ATGAAATCACTATACATATTACTATTGTTGTGCTGTTCAGCCGGGTTTGCACAGGTTACAGGTAAAATAACTTCTGCCGACGGCCAGCCCATACCCTATGCAAGTATTGTAGTTAGCGGAACATATAACGGCACATCATCAAATGAAGACGGCCTGTATTCGCTTACGCTGAAAGAAAAAGGAAGCCATACCCTTATCTTCCAGTCACTCGGATTTAAGACCCGGGAAGTGAAAATTTCTATTGATAAGTTTCCGTATACACTGAATGTAACCCTGCAGGATGAGGAATTTACCCTTAGTGAAGTAACCGTTTCAAATACCGATAATCCTGCGAATGCCGTAATTCGCCAGGCGATAAAGCACCGTAAAGAGAATAGCGCAAAAACCGCAAAATTTGAAGCTGATTTTTATTCACGGGGTATCTTCCGTGTAAAAGATGCTCCGCGCAAAATACTGGGCCAGGACCTGGGCGACTTCAACGGAGCGCTTGACAGTACCGGTACAGGCGTACTTTACCTTAGCGAAACCGTAAGCCGCGTAAAATACCAGAAGCCCGGTAAAATTAAGGAAACCATTGTAGCGTCAAAAGTGGCGGGAGATGATAATGGCTTTAGTTTTAACAACGCTGCCGCTGCCGAGTTTGACTTTTATGAAAACTACATCCCGTTTGAAATTAATGTAATCTCGCCTATTGCAGATAATGCTTTTAACTATTACAGGTATACGCTTGAGAGTACTTTTTATGATCAGGAAAAGCACCTTATCAACAAGATTAAAGTTACACCCAGGCAACCCGCTGACCCTGTAACAACGGGCTATATTTATATTGTTGAAGATACCTGGGAAATTTACGCTGTTGACTTATCTATTACCGGTAAGCAGGTAAAAATGGATATACTTGATACACTTAATGTGCAACAGGCATACGGATATAACTCTCGCGAAAAGATATGGACTAAAAACACACAAAGCCTTGATTTTAAGGCAGGTATATTTGGTATTAAATTCAGCGGAAGGTTCAGCTACGTGTACAGCAACTTTGTGTTTGAGCCGGCGTTTGACAAAAAGACCTTTGATAATGAGGTGCTGACAGTGGTTGAAGACGCAAACAAGAAAGAAAACAATTTTTGGGATGCCATCCGCCCTATCCCGCTGACGGATGAAGAGTCTGAAGACTATACCAAAAAAGACAGCATTAAAGAACTGCGCTCCAGCAAAGTGTATCTTGACTCAATAGACCGGGTGAATAACAAATTCCGATGGCTTAACCCTGTTACAGGCTACACCTATAATAACTCTTATGAGAATTGGTCGCTGTATTATTCAGGCATCATCCGAAGGCTGGGGTTTAATACCGTACAGGCCTACCACCTCGCCCCGGCATTTTACTTCACAAAACGTGACCCTGAAAAACGCACGTACACTACCATAGGCACCGACCTTAATTATGGCTTTGCCGAGCAACGTTTCCGCGCAACGGGTACTATATCGCGTAAGTTCAGCAACTTTACACAACGAACGCTTACCCTCTCAGGCGGAAGCAGCATAGAGCAGTACAACCCTGAAAGGCCTATCAACCGTATCGTGAACAGTATTAGCACTCTTTTCTTCCGGGAAAATTATATGAAGCTTTATAACAAAGAGTTTATACGCCTTGATTATTCGGAAGAAGTGGTGAATGGCATATATGCATTTGCAGGCGCAGAATATACCCGCAGACACCACCTGAGGAATAACACCAACTTCTCTACATTAAAAGATGCAGGCAAGCCATACACATCTAACAACCCGATGCTGCCTTTTGATTATGAAACGCCAACGTTTGAGACGCATAACATGGTAAGGGCATACCTTTCAACACGCATTACTTTCGGGCAAAAGTACTGGACACGGCCGGACGGCAAACTGAACCTGCCGAATGAGAAATACCCTCGCCTGTACCTGCGCTATGATAAAGGTTTTGCATCAAGCATAAGCGATTATAACTATGACCACCTTTCTACACGCCTTACCTATGATGTTACTTTAGGTAACAAGGGTGAATTAGGAACAAATTTCAGGGCCGGTAAATTCTTCGGGTCAGATAATATTGCCTTTACCGATTACCGCCATTTTAACGGCAACCAAACGCACATAGGCAAAAGCGAGCGTTACTTAAACGTGTTCAACTTCCTGCCCTACTACACCCACAGCACCAACGACCAATACTTTGAAGGCCACCTTGAGCATAACTTTAAAGGATACCTCACCAACGGCATTCCGCTATTCAATAAGTTGAACTACCACCTTGTTGTTGGTGCCCATATGCTAACCGTACCTGAACGCAAACCCTACATGGAGTTTACTGCCGGCCTTGATAACCTGGGCTGGGGCAAGTTCCGCTTCCTTCGTGTAGATTATATCCGCTCTTATGAAAGTGGATTTATAAGTGACGGGGTAATCTTTGGCTTAACGTTTTTAGATATATTGGAGTAG
- a CDS encoding PAS domain-containing sensor histidine kinase, translating into MKFVESPDFHEGENLSDFYKKLLDQVPDLIFKLDYHGDNIYTITYCSENVNELFELTTTQFKKDTLIFFDNRIMLQDRAGFIESLEYAAHNLEPWKHEFRLTLPVKGLRWMRINAKPEKQPDGVISFYGRASDITDQKEQELKLQISEERYEFALKAASEGVWDWDIAANTVYLSGQSMKILGMEEKAVTMLLEEWRSRIHPDDLKGQEKAQKISLKNTNISYESIYRVKTVDGTYRWLLSRGRVVHFDAKGKPVRAMGVHKDITQLKEKEMELASTIDIVGTQNNKLSNFAHIVSHNLRSHAGNLRMLLDLFKAAPPEQRDEMMQHLEAISDGLNITIGHLKELVEIQSEIKLEKQPLNLRHYLKNILNILHNEITKHGVNVDINIPLDATVNYNPAYLESILLNFTTNAIKYSSPDRKPMLTYDFSIVDGKKILAVSDNGLGIDLRRHKNSLFGMYKTFHKNQNSRGIGLFITKNQVEAMGGRIEVNSEVNKGTTFKIYFEDEA; encoded by the coding sequence ATGAAGTTTGTTGAAAGCCCTGATTTTCACGAAGGCGAAAATCTGAGCGATTTCTATAAAAAACTGCTAGACCAGGTGCCCGATCTTATTTTTAAGCTCGATTACCATGGTGATAACATTTATACAATTACATACTGTAGCGAGAATGTGAATGAGCTGTTTGAGCTCACCACGACCCAATTTAAAAAAGATACCCTCATTTTTTTTGACAACCGTATAATGCTGCAGGACAGGGCGGGATTTATAGAAAGCCTAGAGTACGCAGCCCATAATTTAGAGCCCTGGAAGCACGAATTCAGGCTTACCTTGCCGGTAAAAGGGTTGCGGTGGATGCGTATTAATGCAAAGCCTGAAAAACAACCTGATGGCGTCATAAGCTTTTATGGCCGTGCCAGTGATATTACCGACCAAAAAGAGCAGGAACTTAAACTTCAGATAAGTGAAGAGCGGTATGAATTTGCGCTTAAGGCTGCCAGTGAAGGTGTCTGGGATTGGGATATCGCTGCAAATACTGTTTATCTTTCGGGGCAATCTATGAAGATTCTGGGCATGGAAGAGAAAGCTGTAACAATGCTGCTTGAAGAGTGGCGCAGCCGGATACATCCTGATGACCTTAAAGGCCAGGAGAAAGCCCAGAAAATAAGCCTGAAAAATACCAATATATCTTATGAAAGCATTTACCGTGTAAAAACGGTTGATGGAACTTACCGCTGGCTGCTAAGCCGAGGAAGGGTAGTGCATTTTGATGCTAAAGGCAAGCCTGTAAGGGCTATGGGGGTGCATAAAGATATTACCCAGCTGAAGGAAAAGGAAATGGAGCTTGCCAGCACAATTGATATTGTAGGTACACAAAATAATAAGCTAAGTAATTTTGCACATATTGTTTCGCATAATTTAAGGTCGCATGCAGGCAACCTGCGTATGCTGCTTGATTTATTCAAAGCTGCACCGCCCGAGCAGCGTGATGAGATGATGCAGCACCTTGAAGCTATTAGTGACGGGCTTAATATTACCATTGGCCATCTTAAAGAACTGGTTGAAATACAAAGTGAAATTAAACTTGAAAAGCAGCCGCTGAATCTGAGGCATTATCTCAAGAATATCCTTAACATATTGCACAATGAAATTACCAAGCACGGCGTTAATGTTGATATAAATATACCGCTTGATGCAACCGTAAATTATAATCCTGCGTATTTAGAGAGTATATTGCTGAATTTTACAACCAATGCTATTAAGTACTCAAGCCCGGACAGGAAACCAATGCTTACCTATGATTTCTCAATTGTTGATGGTAAAAAGATATTAGCGGTAAGTGATAATGGTTTGGGTATTGACTTGCGCAGGCATAAAAATTCTCTTTTCGGCATGTATAAAACATTTCATAAAAACCAAAACTCAAGGGGTATAGGTTTGTTTATTACTAAAAACCAGGTGGAGGCCATGGGCGGAAGGATTGAAGTTAACAGTGAAGTAAATAAGGGTACCACCTTTAAAATATATTTCGAAGATGAAGCCTAA
- a CDS encoding response regulator: MKPKTLFVIDDDKIYHFLFKNLLKQNGIDVAVSFFHNGQEAIEHIKKNIDAAELPDLILLDVNMPIMNGWQFLEEYSQLMQALPKKSPVYMISSSNNEVDINKAKEFGNIVKDYLLKPVCKEDLDMIFSKQGN, from the coding sequence ATGAAGCCTAAGACATTATTCGTGATTGATGATGATAAGATTTATCATTTCCTCTTCAAAAACCTTTTGAAGCAAAATGGTATAGATGTAGCGGTCTCTTTTTTTCATAACGGGCAGGAAGCTATAGAACATATAAAGAAAAATATTGATGCGGCTGAGTTACCCGATCTTATTTTGCTTGATGTAAACATGCCAATTATGAACGGCTGGCAGTTTCTTGAAGAATACTCACAGCTTATGCAGGCATTGCCAAAAAAGTCACCTGTATATATGATAAGCTCATCAAACAACGAAGTTGATATCAACAAAGCGAAAGAATTTGGAAATATCGTAAAAGATTACCTGCTTAAGCCTGTATGTAAAGAAGACCTGGACATGATTTTTTCTAAACAAGGTAATTAA
- the xerA gene encoding site-specific tyrosine recombinase/integron integrase, whose product MKSWIKFIKDYRSYLKIERGLSDNSVVSYIFDVERLVKFLEENSIDVSPLKITEDEIQQFVYSVAGELNPRSKARLISGLKSFFNYLMFEDYRKETPMELIEVPKIGRKLPDTLSTAEIDALIAAVKTTGNQDEEDKIGIRNKTMLEVLYSCGLRVSELTTLKLSDLFFDDGFIRITGKGNKQRFVPIGKKTQQDIADYVQNGRFPAIKNHEDTLFLNRRGRGLTRAMIFTIIKRLADDIGLKKKISPHTFRHSFATHLLENGADLRSIQMMLGHESITTTEIYMHIDRKFLNHILNTYHPRR is encoded by the coding sequence ATGAAAAGTTGGATTAAATTCATTAAAGACTATCGCTCATATCTTAAAATAGAGCGTGGGTTGTCTGACAATTCGGTAGTTAGCTACATTTTTGATGTGGAACGCCTGGTTAAATTTCTTGAAGAGAACAGTATTGACGTTTCTCCATTAAAGATTACGGAAGATGAAATTCAGCAGTTCGTGTACAGTGTTGCAGGAGAACTTAACCCGCGTTCCAAGGCGCGCCTTATATCAGGCCTTAAAAGCTTTTTTAATTACCTGATGTTTGAAGATTACCGTAAAGAAACCCCAATGGAACTTATTGAAGTGCCAAAAATTGGGCGAAAACTGCCGGACACGCTTTCCACTGCAGAGATTGATGCACTGATTGCTGCTGTAAAAACTACCGGCAACCAAGATGAAGAAGATAAGATAGGTATAAGGAACAAAACTATGCTTGAAGTTCTCTATAGCTGCGGCCTTCGTGTAAGCGAATTGACCACACTGAAGCTAAGCGACCTGTTTTTTGATGATGGGTTCATCCGTATTACTGGTAAAGGCAACAAGCAGCGTTTTGTACCGATAGGAAAAAAAACACAGCAGGACATTGCAGACTATGTGCAGAATGGGCGCTTCCCTGCAATTAAAAATCATGAAGACACATTGTTCCTCAACAGGCGGGGCAGGGGGCTTACACGTGCCATGATTTTTACAATAATTAAAAGGCTTGCGGATGATATAGGCCTGAAAAAGAAAATTAGCCCGCACACTTTCCGCCATTCTTTTGCAACGCATCTGCTTGAAAATGGTGCTGATTTACGTTCAATACAAATGATGTTGGGGCACGAATCTATCACTACCACAGAAATTTACATGCATATTGACAGAAAATTCTTAAATCATATATTAAATACTTATCATCCAAGGAGATAA